A stretch of Coregonus clupeaformis isolate EN_2021a chromosome 37, ASM2061545v1, whole genome shotgun sequence DNA encodes these proteins:
- the stpg4 gene encoding protein STPG4 isoform X2, which yields MGTLKDTPIPGSYHIRDFIEEAGLNPVRMTYGFKGTGRDTKMQMRKGDLLLPGAYGFTDSTQEALHRQASYSFKNCPRPKNYTLGIRDKEIDLSPCHYNVTEKPVPKIPCKHVMFRSAVQRASFLPREGPAPGHYNMRTGPTKGVTSCFRSTVPRLHSVRSRTPGPGTYEPSWQMGHRLGTEANMSRAHGLFFRNVF from the exons ATGGGTACTTTGAAA GATACACCCATCCCTGGGAGTTACCACATCCGGGACTTCATTGAGGAGGCTGGCCTGAACCCGGTCCGTATGACGTATGGCTTTAAGGGTACGGGGAGAGACACCAAGATGCAGATGCGTAAGGGGGACTTGCTGCTGCCGGGAGCCTATGGCTTCACTGACTCCACCCAGGAGGCCCTCCATCGCCAGGCCTCCTACTCCTTTAAGAACTGCCCCCGCCCAAAAAACTACACCCTGGGCATCCGCGACAAG GAAATAGACCTTTCACCATGCCACTACAATGTGACTGAGAAACCAGTGCCCAAGATACCCTGCAA ACACGTGATGTTTCGTTCGGCAGTGCAGCGTGCCAGCTTTCTGCCT AGAGAGGGCCCTGCTCCTGGACATTACAACATGAGGACCGGCCCGACCAAAGGAGTCACGTCCTGTTTCAGATCCACTGTGCCCCGTCTTCACAGTGTGCGCTCG AGGACACCAGGACCGGGGACCTATGAGCCGTCCTGGCAGATGGGTCACCGTCTGGGGACCGAGGCCAACATGAGCAGGGCCCACGGTCTCTTCTTCCGCAATGTCTTCTAG
- the stpg4 gene encoding protein STPG4 isoform X1: MTVGKTISKVSDISHDDASCRTEETGTEKGDQCDRGGWWMGTLKDTPIPGSYHIRDFIEEAGLNPVRMTYGFKGTGRDTKMQMRKGDLLLPGAYGFTDSTQEALHRQASYSFKNCPRPKNYTLGIRDKEIDLSPCHYNVTEKPVPKIPCKHVMFRSAVQRASFLPREGPAPGHYNMRTGPTKGVTSCFRSTVPRLHSVRSRTPGPGTYEPSWQMGHRLGTEANMSRAHGLFFRNVF; this comes from the exons ATGACCGTAGGAAAAACTATTTCCAAAGTTAGTGACATATCCCACGATGATGCATCATGCAGGACAGAGGAGACG GGCACTGAGAAAGGGGACCAGTGTGACAGAGGCGGCTGGTGGATGGGTACTTTGAAA GATACACCCATCCCTGGGAGTTACCACATCCGGGACTTCATTGAGGAGGCTGGCCTGAACCCGGTCCGTATGACGTATGGCTTTAAGGGTACGGGGAGAGACACCAAGATGCAGATGCGTAAGGGGGACTTGCTGCTGCCGGGAGCCTATGGCTTCACTGACTCCACCCAGGAGGCCCTCCATCGCCAGGCCTCCTACTCCTTTAAGAACTGCCCCCGCCCAAAAAACTACACCCTGGGCATCCGCGACAAG GAAATAGACCTTTCACCATGCCACTACAATGTGACTGAGAAACCAGTGCCCAAGATACCCTGCAA ACACGTGATGTTTCGTTCGGCAGTGCAGCGTGCCAGCTTTCTGCCT AGAGAGGGCCCTGCTCCTGGACATTACAACATGAGGACCGGCCCGACCAAAGGAGTCACGTCCTGTTTCAGATCCACTGTGCCCCGTCTTCACAGTGTGCGCTCG AGGACACCAGGACCGGGGACCTATGAGCCGTCCTGGCAGATGGGTCACCGTCTGGGGACCGAGGCCAACATGAGCAGGGCCCACGGTCTCTTCTTCCGCAATGTCTTCTAG
- the calm2a gene encoding calmodulin 2a (phosphorylase kinase, delta) — MADQLTEEQIAEFKEAFSLFDKDGDGTITTKELGTVMRSLGQNPTEAELQDMINEVDADGNGTIDFPEFLTMMARKMKDTDSEEEIREAFRVFDKDGNGYISAAELRHVMTNLGEKLTDEEVDEMIREADIDGDGQVNYEEFVQMMTAK; from the exons AGTTCAAAGAGGCTTTCTCGCTCTTTGACAAGGATGGTGACGGCACCATCACCACCAAAGAGCTGGGCACTGTGATGCGCTCTCTGGGCCAGAACCCCACAGAGGCTGAGCTGCAGGACATGATCAACGAGGTGGATGCTGATG GTAATGGAACGATAGACTTCCCGGAGTTCCTGACAATGATGGCGAGGAAGATGAAGGACACAGACAGTGAGGAGGAGATCAGAGAAGCATTCCGTGTCTTTGACAAG GATGGGAACGGTTACATCAGTGCTGCTGAGCTGCGCCATGTGATGACAAACCTTGGGGAGAAGCTGACTGATGAGGAAGTTGACGAGATGATCAGAGAAGCAGACATTGATGGAGATGGCCAGGTCAACTATGAAG AGTTCGTACAAATGATGACGGCGAAGTGA